DNA sequence from the Callospermophilus lateralis isolate mCalLat2 chromosome 2, mCalLat2.hap1, whole genome shotgun sequence genome:
CACCAGGCAGAGGCCTGCAGGACCCGGGCACCTTCTCCCTGCTTGGGCAGCAGCAAGGCGGCCCCTGCTGTGCGCTGGCCCAAGGCGCCACCTGCCTTTTGCCAGtcaacagtgccacctggtggcgGCTCAGCACCACAGCAGCCAGCCCACCCAGGGTCCCCGGTCTGGAAGGAGCCTTGGGAACCTGAACAAAGTGTTTTCCTCCTGGGTTTGCTGTGTCTCCGTCCTGGAGCCTGACAGAGGTGTCTGCTTGAACTCAGCAGGAAGGTGCTGGAGTCCCTAAGGCCACCTCTTCACAGTGCTCAGCTCAGCCGCACAGGACCACCCCGTGCAAACCCAGAACCAGCCGGGAAGGGACACCAGGCGGGCCCTGGCAGGGTCCAGAAGGAGGCACAGCGGGCACCTGCGGAGACCCAGGTCACTGGACAGAAGCCATCTCACTGCCGCTCTGGGGCTCGCCAGGCGGGTGCAGGGTGTAAAGGGCCCAGTGTCTGGGCTCCCGGGACCCCCAGCTCCTGAGCAGCGGTGGTGACAAAGTTCCTTCCTCAGGGGGGGTCTCTGGCGGAGTAGGAGGGTGACAAGGGTCAGCTGCACCGGGCAGAGCGTCCCACgctcccaggctttctgggagGCCCTAGGGCAGGTGGCGGCAGATCCAGGGCCAGCGGGGGGGCATGGGCCGTGCGCCCCCAAACCCCGGCCTGGAGGCTCCGGTGGCCAGCCACCTGTGACGGACGGCCTCTCCCAGGCTGCAGTAACTGCGTCCTGGTCCCCGGGCTCCGCATGGCCACCCCATCAGTCAGCATTCTGACCACAGGCCTCGGGTGCCCagggacatggaggctgcccagaGTCCTCTCTTCCTCAGAGTCCCAGGCTCTGTGGATGGCAGCCTGGCCTTTCCCAGGACACCCCCAGCTGCCCGGCCTCCCCCCTTGACCCAGTGCCCACCACTTCCTGGTGTGGGGTGTCGGCTCCGGCAGCTCCCCTCCTGGTGGCTCTCACAGCGCCATGTCTACCCTGCGGGGAGGTTTGCCCCTGGGGACAGCAGCGGGCCCCTGGGGGGCAGGGAGCAGCACTCCCTCCCTAGCCTCAGCCAGCTGCCGCCTGGATCATGGGCTTCCCGCCTCCAGGACGGGGGACCGATTGCCCTCCTTTATGCATCGTCCAGCCTCGGGCACCCTGTTACAGCAGCGCACGGAGACCGAGGCAGGGCCGCGAGGACCAGGAGCTCTGCTGGGGGGCGGGGAGAGCCAGTCCCAGACCCGCTTCTCAGAGGTGGCCCTGGCGTGGGGAGCTCACTGCAGCGAGCCTCTGGAAGCTGGTGCTCTGCTGGGAGGCCCTGGGCCAGTGCTGGCCCTTGGGGAGCACCCCCAGGGCCGCAGCTgggacacccacaacaacatgcctcctGCCTTTCTACCCCTTCCACACAGGGACAGAGGACCCTCACAGGTGCTGAGCCAGTGGCTGCAGCCACCTGCAAAGTTGAGACGCAAAGGTCACTGGAGCACTGACAGCTCTGGCAGCACCCCATGGCATGCGGCAGTGGCCATGGCAGGGCCGACTGGCCAGGCCATGGTGCCTGGTTGCCTGGATATTGCTGTGAAGGTATCTTCAGTTGGGATCAGTGTGTAGATTGAGAGACTCTGAGCTGAACTGCCATGATGTGGgtgggcctcatccaatcagttgaTGGCCTTAATAGaaattctgggggctggggatgtgactcaagcggtagtgcgctcgcctggcatgcgtgtggcccgggttcgatcctcagcaccacatacaaacaaagatgttgtgtccgccgaaaactaaaaaataaatattaaaattctctctctctccctctctctcttaaaaaaaaaataaatgagtcttactttaaaaaaaaagaaaagaaattctgtGGTTCCTCAGGAGGGAAGGGACGTGGTCTTCAGCCCGCAGCCTGCAGCTGCTCGGGCCAAGTCCTCAGAGCCCACCCTCTGTCTCTGCCTCTGTCCTTCTGTGTGCTGTACTGTGTGGACCCAGAATCCAGCTGCAGAGGCGGCTGAGAGACGGGGTCCTCACGCTGCTCACGTGTCCGTCCACATCTGCACCCACACAGACAGAAGGACGCACAGGAGCTCACACACCCCCTTTCTTTGGAGAACAGAAAGGACCTGAGTCCCTTGGGAGCCCGGCAGGCACCATGGGAGTGGGATGAGGCTCAGGAGGCAACCCAAGGCCTTGTCCAGCCAGCCGGGCCTCAGGGGTCAGTCAGGGTCAGCATGCATCTATTGAGTGCCACTAAATGCCTCCACCTGGCCCCGTGCAGGAAATCCAGGGCCCAGAGAGGCTCTGGGGTCTCTTATGTTGTGCCCTGGGTGGTTTCCCTGAGCCGTGGGCACTCTGCTCACAAAACAGAAAAGATGGCACCTTCTTGTAGTGGCAGTGTTTACACCCAGGTCCCTCCGCGTGACCTCCGAGTGAGGAGACGCTGGTGCAGGGCAGCCTCGGAGCCTGAGCCACAGCGGACACGGCCACTCCTCCCCAGGAGTTCTGTTCCTGTCACCAACACAGCTCTGAAGGCCTGGCGCTTCCTTCTGGCCCTGCAGCTGGTGATTCCTCAACTGCCACCAGCGGCTGAGACCCAGATCTGAGTCTGTCCCTGCTCCGGTGACCTTGACGTGAAGGAGCAGGTGGCTGCAGCCACTGGCTCAGCACCTCCTGCTGTGAGGGTCCTCTGTCCCTGTGTGGAAGGGGCAGAAAGGCaggaggcatgttgttgtgggtgtcccAGCTGCAGCCCTCGGGGTGCTCCCCCAGGGTGCTGGGGCCCAGGGCCACCTGTGCCCGGGACAGCAGGCGGGAGCGTCCCTCCAGGGAGAACCCAGGCTCCCTTGCGTTTCTGGTCAGTGCCACAGTTCAGGGACCAGCACAGACAGACACTAAGGGCAAGGGGCAGCACAGGGCCCCTCTATCCTGGGGATGGGAGCCGTGGGCATCAGGCAGTGGGCAGCAGGGGTCACGTCCTTCTTTCACAGGCAAACAGCCCATCCCCACTGCCCAGCCCTGCGGCTGCAGCTGCCCACGGAGGCCGCCATGGCTCCTCCTCCACATGAGGAGAGGCAGGGGGCTGTTGGCCAGGCTGACTGGTCAGGAATTGGGGCGGCGTCAGCAGGCCAGGCACCTGTGCCTTCCTGGGCTCCGCGCCCTGTCTGTGGGGATCAGTGAGGGCTGGCTGGTGGCCGCTGCGCCCCCTGGCGGTTGCTCGTGTCCTCTCCGGAGCTCCTGTGTTACCCTGGGGCTGCACCATGCCACCCCCCTGGTGTCCCCCACAGTCCAGCCCGACCCCGTGCCAGGCTTTCTGCAGAGGGCATGGTTCCGGGACTCGTCCCTGCAGCCTCCCCTGGCCTCCTTCCTGGAACGGCCACTGGAGGCAGAGGTGGCGGCTGGGTGAGGCGGGTTCCGCTCCACTTTCTCTGCGCTCCTCTTTCTGTTCAACCAGCAGCACGTGTTACTCTTAGGATTTAGAAATCCATAAATGTGAGGATTCAGTCACCTGTGCCAGAGGCGTGAGGCAGCCTGGTGCCTGGCGCCCCTGCGTTGCTCCTGGGCACAGCCTGCCCACCAccctggaggaggaggaaagagcccAGGCCTGTGTCTTTTCCATTGTAAAAGCACGATTTCCCCAGAGAAAAGATGTCATCAAAAATAGCCCgtttggccaggtgtggtggtggacGCCCTGTaaccccagaggctctggaggctacagcaggaggatcacaagttcaaagccagccttggcaactaagcaagaccctaagcaatttagcgagattctgtctcaaaataaaatattttttaaaagggctggggatgtagcttagtggtgaagcacccctgggttcaatccctgatatcaaTCAACCAATGTTTTAAAAGCCTGTTTTCATCACAGAAGCTGGTCGACTTGCTTTTAGGCACAAGAAATGTTTCCCGTCAGCCAGGTGGGATGGCacatctgtgatcccagcagctcagcaggctgaggcaggaggatcaaaagttcaaggccagcctcagcaatttagcaaggccctaagcaacccagggagaccctgtctcaaaataaaacataaaaaagggctggggatgtggctcagtggttaagctctcttgagttcaatcctctgtaccaaagaaagaaaataaaagagagaaagagagagggagggagggtgggagggggaggaagggagggagggagggggaggaagagagggagggagggggaggaagagagggagggagagggagaaagggagggagagggagggagggagaaagagagggagaaagagagggagggagagagggagggggagggatggagaaatagagggagaaagagagggagggagagagggaggggagagagggagaaagggagggagggggagagagaaagaaagagagggagaaagagagggagggagagagggagggggagagagggagaaagggagggagggggagagagggagaaagggagggagggggagagagggagagagagagggagaggaagggagagggagggagagagagggagggagggagagggagagagggagagggagagagggagagggagagagggagagagagggagagaggtagagagggagggaggtagagagggagggagatagagagagggagggaggtagagtgagggagggagatagagagagggagggagagagggaggaagggagagagaaggggagagggagagagagggagagagagggagagggagggagagagagggagaaagggagggagggagagggaggaagggagggagggagagagagagggagagagaggaagagggagggagagagagagagggagggagagagagggagagggagggagagagagggagggagagagggagggagggagagggagggagggaaagaaagggagagagggagggagagggagggagagagggagggagagagagggagggagagagagggagggagggagagagggagggagagagaaagggagagaggagggagggagagagagggagagggagagagagaaggggagaggaagagagagaaggggagagggagggagagggagggagggagggagggagggggagagggagagcatGGGGAGTGAGTTTCCCATCAAGAGGAGACTCTGGGGAAGGTCATTGGAAAAGCGGTCGTTCTTCAGTACCCTCAGGGGACTGGTCCAGGGCCCCCACAGATACCAGAACCCTCTGGTGCCCAGGTGCCTGGCATGACAGGAAGCCACCCTGCAGGGACCTGCCCTCCCTGGGCCTCAGCGGAGCCCTCTGCAGCTGACTCACAGTGCCTGGTCAGCAGATGCGCCCTGCAGACAGTGGTGACCCTGTTGCTCAGGGAGTAGTGACCAGTTCTGGTGAGCAGTCCGTTGTGGCTCTGACAGCACCCGGGAAATGCTGCAGGAGATGGTGAAGGCCACTAGGCCAGGCATCCACTCCCACCTGCGGGAAAACCGAGACACCTGGACTCCTTGTACGAGGGAGACGCTGTCATGGGCACCGTCCACACACCGTGCTGAAGAGCGCCTCAGAGACAGCGTCAGCCTTCAGGAGGAAGGGCAAATGCTGCCCTTTGACACTGCGGGGGGTCACTTAGCCATCTTCCCCAGCATCAAATCCCCCAGAGGATGAGGGTGGCAATTTTGGTGCTGGGAGCTCCTGTAGGCCAGAAGTGCTCTGCCcggagcccagcccagcccaggacACTGGACTTCAAACGGACCTCGCCCGCAGTATCTTCTCTATTAACCTGTGAATTCTGACAGATCTGCTTGGACCTCGAACACCTTGGTCTCGTGGTCATGAATTTTAGCCGAGTATCCCACTCTCACCGGGCATGCTTTTCTACCCTTGTTGAACTGACTGGACTTTCCAACCCAGGGTGTGATTGACAGTGACCAGGTGCACCCAGGCCCTGCTCATTTTAGGGTGTAATTTCAATATTCCGCATCTAGTTCGATGTCGATTGACGGAAAGGAGATACGTTTACTCCTAGTGGAGTAGTGGGTGGTGAGGTGATTTCACACTTGCTTCTCAGCTGGGAGTGATTTTGCCTCCACAGGACATCTGGAAACCTCTGGAGACTTTCTGGTTGTCAGAACCGGGAAAGACGTGCTCCTGACGTACCCAGCTTGACGGGGTCCTCAGCACCTGCAGGCTCCCACAGTCAGTGTGCCACCTGGGCAGGATAGGAGTTGCCAACAGGGGCAGCCGTCGCCACGCACCACGGGGAGGATGGCTTTTCATTAGGGCACAGCAGAGCGGGGAGGTTGCCCATCTGTGTCCCGTGCACCAGGCGGCAACTGCTCGCTCACCGTGAGCTGTGAGCTGCTGCCTGGGCTCGGCCACCAGGCAGTGGGGTCCCAGGCCTGCACCCAGCTCTCCTGCCCACCAGGGAAGCTGCCGGGCTCTGTCCCCAGGGCTGTTGTGACAGGCACCACAGCCTCTGTGCCAGCACAGCTGCTGGTCCCCGGTGGTCCTGGTGTCCCGTGGCTTCTGGACACATCCCCTCAGTCTCTGCCTTCATCACCACCTGGGCCCCCTGTGCCCTCTTTCATAGGACCTCACTAGGCCTACCTAATGACACGTCTGAGTTGCTTGTCTCTGTAAGGACCCAATCTCCAAATGAGGTCCCCACTGGGGTCACAGCTCCCACACGGGGCTTGGGGACACAACTCAGCCCTGCCATGACCCTCCCAAACCTCCTGTGCCACCCAGGACAAAGCACTAGTCCTGGGCACTCCGCATCGGACTCcccctggggccctcagatgcccCCTCCTGCCTCCAGGGAGAGCAGGGGCCTCCAGCTCGTTCCCTTCCCTCAGGGTGGCCCATGTGCCACCgcagccacccccacccccacattaGTTACTGCACTGTCCCTCCACCAGTGTCCCACCCCTAACAGACAGCTGAGCTTCAACCTGTGCTTCACAGCAGGGCCCAACAGCAGAGGCTCGGAGCCGGGCCCCAGCGCGGATGTGGGTTGTGAGGGTGAGGACAAGAGCACAGCCCCGTAGGGCCCAGGGGATGGAGCAGGCGGGGCCGGGGCCCATCCAGGCGCATAGAGAAGGGCTGGAAAGAGAGCTTTGTGGTCGTGGGCTGTGTTTATTAGGATAGACTTGTCATAGAGACAGAGATGGAGGATTGGTCAGAGGGCTGGGAGAAGGGGCAGCTCTCAGACCACCTCAGGCCACTGTGGATCTTAAAGGAAGGGCAACAGGGAGGGGTTGTCCTGGAAAGAGGCAAGCAGGAAGGCAGGAGGGGGCCCAGTGGGTAAGAAGCACCCTGGTGACATGCTTCAGAGGACACAGGGTGAAGAGCAAGGAGTCAATGAACAGTGGGGCACCCAGGACCCATGGGGAAAGGCAGCTGGACAGCCCAGGGACCTGGCAGCTCAGGCCACCAAAGATTTGTGGTCAGAGCCTCAGATCTTACACTGGCAACACACAGGGACACAGCAGCTGGACTGGCAGCAGCAGGGCTTGCAGCAGCTGGATTGACAGCAAGAGGACCCACAGCCTGAGGAGCAGCAGGGTTTGCAGCAGCTGGACTGGCAGCAGCAGGGCTTGCAGCAGCTGGACTTGCAGCAGCTGTCCTGACAGCAACAGGGCTTGCAGCAGCTGGACTTGCAGCAGCTGTCCTGGCAGCAGCAGGGCTTGCAGCAGCTGGACTTGCAGCAGCTATCCTGACAGcaacagggtttgcagcagcTGGACTTGCAGCAGCTGGACTTGCAGCAGCTATCCTGACAGCAACAGGGCTTGCAGCAGCTGGACTTGCAGCAGCTGTCCTGGCAGCAGCAGGGCTTGCAGCAGCTGGACTTGCAGCAGCTGGACTGGCAGCAGCAGGGCTTGCAGCAGCTGGACTTGCAGCAGCTGGACTGGCAACAGGAGGACCCACAGCCTGAGGAGcaacagggtttgcagcagcTGGATTGACAGCAGCTGGACTTGCAGCCTCCACAGGAGCCACTTCCCCCTTGCATCCCCCACAGGAGCCACAGCCCCCCTTGCAACCCCCACAGGAGCCACAGCCCCCCTTGCAGCCCCCACAGGAGCCACAGCCCCCCTTGCAGCCCCCACAGGAGCCACAGCCCCCCTTGCAGCCCCCACAGGAGCCACAGCTGGAGCAGGAACAGGCTGGCACACAGCAGCACACGGGCTTGCAGCAGCACACGGGCTTGCAGCAGCTGGAGCCACAGCCCCCACAGCTGGAGCCACAGCCCCCTGAGCAGCCACAGCAGGTCCTGGTTCTGGAggtggagggtggaggaggtgagaGCAGCAGGTGGAGAAGGAGGAGTGAGGTGTGGGGCCTCCTGAGCCAGGGCTTTAAGTACCTGCCTGGGTCAGGTGTGAAGCTGGACATGtggtcacttcctggttcctgttTGTGCAGTGGTCCAGAgaacctcctggccctgtgttttCTAATGACTGTTTTCACTGAGCTTTTCCTGAAGGTGCAGGCAGGTCTCCTCTGCAATCCTTGACGCTGTCAGCAGGTGGCCCCACTTCTCCCCGGGAGCAAGAGGAAGCAGGGCCCCAGCTGCTGCCTGGCTGGCTGACCTGGGCCTCTCCTGGACATGGCCCCATCAGCTCTCAGAAGCCTCTCTTTCACCCTGAGCCTCCATGGTGCCCAGGAGCCCTGGCCAGGGTACGTTTCTGAGGGTCCTGGGGCCTGGATCCAGCTCTCAGTTCTGCGGTTTCCTTGCTGTCCTGAGCGTGTTGGGAGACTTGGGGACTGAGATGACCCAGGTGAGGTGCACATCAGCGCTCTGCTGAGAGCCACTGGACCAAGCCCCTTCTCTCTGACACCCGCTCTAGGCTCTTCAGACCATCACCAGTGGTGCGTGGTATAGATGAAATACTGCAGCAAGTCCAGGGCCACCTGAAGTCCGCGTAAGCAGCAGGCTTTTTCTGCATAAGTAGCTGGGAACCTTTCTGGGGTAACACCTGTGCTGCGGCACGGACTCGGTGGCTGCAGTCCT
Encoded proteins:
- the LOC143392032 gene encoding uncharacterized protein LOC143392032 is translated as MVLEVEGGGGEEPAAGEEPAAGEEPAAGEEPAAGEEPAAGEEPAAGEEPAAGEEPAAGEEPAAGEEPAAGEEPAAGEEPAAGEEPAAGEAPTHGAGHGVVSAGCGSSCCQSSCCKSSCCKPCCCQSSCCKSSCCKPCCCQDSCCKSSCCKPCCCQDSCCKSSCCKSSCCKPCCCQDSCCKSSCCKPCCCQDSCCKSSCCKPCCCQDSCCKSSCCKPCCCQSSCCKPCCSSGCGSSCCQSSCCKPCCCQSSCCVPVCCQCKI